A region from the Branchiostoma lanceolatum isolate klBraLanc5 chromosome 2, klBraLanc5.hap2, whole genome shotgun sequence genome encodes:
- the LOC136428098 gene encoding synaptotagmin-4-like isoform X3, translating to MRSILPAYAQTLIAVGAAVLCFLLLLGCTICWRLRAWNRRAKARQPSERLSVSLQGTPFGPTSSSSIKYTLDPADVPASTVFSSVTASPFLPPSTPDPNEARTKRFSCPDPPSAELLGRRDNLRRSRTLESVEDGPIEESSSVETDPPRGPLPPVSGNKTTLHFSLFHSAFDHTLTVTILGVSNLPRTFSMESAAFVKVWLLPSHQEPVQTTIRRKSFNPQFNESFKFKSTEREDIGGVHIRFAVYVKQLWDKKDGFVGEVLFPGAEWERRDVPTTFSRELKSSKTKGEKLRKISSSIDLEELDEKAKSCELFVLLQYQAMSNRMKVLIRKAENLTKKKMSLPVPGTADHYIIVRLLHRGNVKETKETKSASGVSPVWNQPFLFDIPSDQVEDYSLEFMVMRGRIYTRDGVIGSVLIGPAAPPSGVSHWNETLQPRARESARWHTIQPASGKFSPKRKLSKESYTKAEFNFSSN from the exons ATGAGGAGCATTTTGCCTG CCTATGCCCAGACGTTGATCGCAGTGGGCGCCGCGGTACTGTGCTTCCTCCTTCTCCTGGGCTGCACCATCTGCTGGCGGCTGCGGGCGTGGAACCGGCGGGCCAAGGCGCGACAGCCCTCCGAGCGCCTGTCCGTCTCCCTCCAAGGCACTCCCTTCGGCCCGACGTCCTCATCCAGCATCAAGTACACCCTGGACCCGGCTGACGTGCCCGCTAGTACCGTCTTCTCCTCTGTGACCGCTTCTCCGTTCCTCCCGCCCTCTACACCCGACCCCAATGAAGCTCGAACCAAGCGGTTCTCCTGCCCGGACCCTCCGTCCGCTGAACTGCTCGGGAGGAGGGACAATCTACGGCGTAGTAGGACGCTCGAGTCGGTGGAAGACGGTCCGATCGAGGAGTCGTCCTCGGTAGAAACAGACCCGCCCCGAGGCCCCCTGCCCCCGGTGTCCGGCAACAAGACTACGCTACACTTCAGCCTGTTCCACTCGGCGTTTGACCACACCCTGACCGTGACCATTCTGGGCGTCAGTAACCTGCCCAGGACCTTCAGCATGGAGAGCGCCGCCTTCGTCAAGGTCTGGCTGTTGCCCTCCCACCAGGAACCCGTCCAGACAACCATCCGCAGGAAGTCCTTCAACCCACAGTTCAACGAaagtttcaagttcaagtcGACGGAGAGGGAGGACATTGGTGGCGTACATATCAG ATTTGCCGTGTACGTGAAGCAGCTGTGGGACAAGAAGGACGGGTTCGTTGGGGAGGTGCTGTTCCCGGGGGCGGAGTGGGAGCGGAGGGACGTGCCCACTACCTTCAGCAGGGAACTCAAGTCATCCAAGACCAAGGGAGAAAAGCTCAGGAAG ATCTCCTCTTCGATTGACCTGGAAGAACTTGACGAGAAAGCCAAGTCCTGTGAGCTGTTCGTACTCCTGCAGTACCAGGCCATGTCCAACAGGATGAAGGTCCTCATCAGAAAAGCGGAGAACCTCACCAAGAAAAAGATGTCCCTCCCCGTACCAGGAACGGCAG ATCACTACATCATAGTGCGTCTGCTTCACCGTGGAAACGTCAAGGAAACGAAGGAGACCAAGTCAGCGAGCGGGGTCAGTCCGGTCTGGAACCAGCCCTTCCTGTTCGACATTCCTTCAGATCAG GTTGAGGACTACTCTCTGGAGTTCATGGTGATGCGCGGCAGGATCTACACACGAGACGGCGTTATCGGCAGCGTGCTGATCGGGCCCGCTGCCCCGCCGTCCGGCGTGTCCCACTGGAACGAGACACTCCAGCCCCGGGCCCGGGAGAGCGCCCGATGGCACACCATACAACCAGCCTCCGGAAAATTCAGCCCCAAAAGGAAACTATCGAAAGAATCCTACACAAAAGCAGAGTTTAATTTCAGCTCAAATTAG
- the LOC136428100 gene encoding L-threonine dehydratase catabolic TdcB-like isoform X3 codes for MSGSYSGTLAMKTVGLTGTIYLPENVSKTKELALVREGAVLRHHGTDVEKTETKARQMALEEGIDFISPYNDMDVMTGHGTIGKEILEDLPDVDAVFVPVGGGGLIAGMAAYIKALKPTAKVVGCQPAHSAVMAKSVEAGRILDLPSLDTLSDGTAGGVEEGSITFPICQQCVDDWVLVEEDVISDAIYFMMAEHHKIVEGAAGVAIGAFLKTAQKYHGKSVAIISCGANISMEKIKKIIELRQQ; via the exons ATGTCTGGGTCCTACAGTGGG ACATTGGCAATGAAGACGGTCGGCCTGACAGGAACAATCTACCTGCCTGAGAATGTGtccaagacaaaagagttgGCTCTGGTCAGAGAGGGGGCAGTCCTGAGGCATCATGGAACAGATGTGGAGAAGACTGAGACCAAAGCAAGGCAGATGGCACTG GAAGAAGGGATTGACTTCATATCGCCATACAATGACATGGATGTCATGACAGGACATGGGACAATAGG AAAAGAGATTCTGGAGGATCTCCCTGATGTTGATGCTGTGTTTGTCCCTGTGGGGGGAGGAGGTCTGATTGCTGGAATGGCTGCATATATCAAGGCATTAAAGCCAACTGCAAAG GTTGTCGGCTGTCAGCCAGCCCACTCTGCAGTCATGGCCAAGTCTGTAGAGGCAGGGCGCATCCTGGACCTGCCCAGTCTCGACACTCTGTCTGATGGGACGGCAGGGGGCGTAGAGGAAGGATCT ATAACCTTCCCCATCTGCCAGCAATGTGTAGATGACTGGGTATTAGTGGAGGAAGATGTCATATCAGATGCCATCTACTTCATGATGGCAGAACATCACAAG ATTGTGGAAGGAGCAGCTGGGGTGGCCATTGGTGCCTTCTTGAAGACAGCACAGAAGTACCATGGGAAGTCTGTGGCAATCATTTCCTGTGGAGCCAACATTTCCATGGagaagataaagaaaataatAGAACTCAGGCAGCAATAG
- the LOC136428100 gene encoding L-threonine dehydratase catabolic TdcB-like isoform X2, producing the protein MGAMFSSRWTLAMKTVGLTGTIYLPENVSKTKELALVREGAVLRHHGTDVEKTETKARQMALEEGIDFISPYNDMDVMTGHGTIGKEILEDLPDVDAVFVPVGGGGLIAGMAAYIKALKPTAKVVGCQPAHSAVMAKSVEAGRILDLPSLDTLSDGTAGGVEEGSITFPICQQCVDDWVLVEEDVISDAIYFMMAEHHKIVEGAAGVAIGAFLKTAQKYHGKSVAIISCGANISMEKIKKIIELRQQ; encoded by the exons ACATTGGCAATGAAGACGGTCGGCCTGACAGGAACAATCTACCTGCCTGAGAATGTGtccaagacaaaagagttgGCTCTGGTCAGAGAGGGGGCAGTCCTGAGGCATCATGGAACAGATGTGGAGAAGACTGAGACCAAAGCAAGGCAGATGGCACTG GAAGAAGGGATTGACTTCATATCGCCATACAATGACATGGATGTCATGACAGGACATGGGACAATAGG AAAAGAGATTCTGGAGGATCTCCCTGATGTTGATGCTGTGTTTGTCCCTGTGGGGGGAGGAGGTCTGATTGCTGGAATGGCTGCATATATCAAGGCATTAAAGCCAACTGCAAAG GTTGTCGGCTGTCAGCCAGCCCACTCTGCAGTCATGGCCAAGTCTGTAGAGGCAGGGCGCATCCTGGACCTGCCCAGTCTCGACACTCTGTCTGATGGGACGGCAGGGGGCGTAGAGGAAGGATCT ATAACCTTCCCCATCTGCCAGCAATGTGTAGATGACTGGGTATTAGTGGAGGAAGATGTCATATCAGATGCCATCTACTTCATGATGGCAGAACATCACAAG ATTGTGGAAGGAGCAGCTGGGGTGGCCATTGGTGCCTTCTTGAAGACAGCACAGAAGTACCATGGGAAGTCTGTGGCAATCATTTCCTGTGGAGCCAACATTTCCATGGagaagataaagaaaataatAGAACTCAGGCAGCAATAG
- the LOC136428098 gene encoding synaptotagmin-7-like isoform X1 encodes MSSFLKKPVQEFERDTTLASMGGTDNLSAYAQTLIAVGAAVLCFLLLLGCTICWRLRAWNRRAKARQPSERLSVSLQGTPFGPTSSSSIKYTLDPADVPASTVFSSVTASPFLPPSTPDPNEARTKRFSCPDPPSAELLGRRDNLRRSRTLESVEDGPIEESSSVETDPPRGPLPPVSGNKTTLHFSLFHSAFDHTLTVTILGVSNLPRTFSMESAAFVKVWLLPSHQEPVQTTIRRKSFNPQFNESFKFKSTEREDIGGVHIRFAVYVKQLWDKKDGFVGEVLFPGAEWERRDVPTTFSRELKSSKTKGEKLRKISSSIDLEELDEKAKSCELFVLLQYQAMSNRMKVLIRKAENLTKKKMSLPVPGTADHYIIVRLLHRGNVKETKETKSASGVSPVWNQPFLFDIPSDQVEDYSLEFMVMRGRIYTRDGVIGSVLIGPAAPPSGVSHWNETLQPRARESARWHTIQPASGKFSPKRKLSKESYTKAEFNFSSN; translated from the exons CCTATGCCCAGACGTTGATCGCAGTGGGCGCCGCGGTACTGTGCTTCCTCCTTCTCCTGGGCTGCACCATCTGCTGGCGGCTGCGGGCGTGGAACCGGCGGGCCAAGGCGCGACAGCCCTCCGAGCGCCTGTCCGTCTCCCTCCAAGGCACTCCCTTCGGCCCGACGTCCTCATCCAGCATCAAGTACACCCTGGACCCGGCTGACGTGCCCGCTAGTACCGTCTTCTCCTCTGTGACCGCTTCTCCGTTCCTCCCGCCCTCTACACCCGACCCCAATGAAGCTCGAACCAAGCGGTTCTCCTGCCCGGACCCTCCGTCCGCTGAACTGCTCGGGAGGAGGGACAATCTACGGCGTAGTAGGACGCTCGAGTCGGTGGAAGACGGTCCGATCGAGGAGTCGTCCTCGGTAGAAACAGACCCGCCCCGAGGCCCCCTGCCCCCGGTGTCCGGCAACAAGACTACGCTACACTTCAGCCTGTTCCACTCGGCGTTTGACCACACCCTGACCGTGACCATTCTGGGCGTCAGTAACCTGCCCAGGACCTTCAGCATGGAGAGCGCCGCCTTCGTCAAGGTCTGGCTGTTGCCCTCCCACCAGGAACCCGTCCAGACAACCATCCGCAGGAAGTCCTTCAACCCACAGTTCAACGAaagtttcaagttcaagtcGACGGAGAGGGAGGACATTGGTGGCGTACATATCAG ATTTGCCGTGTACGTGAAGCAGCTGTGGGACAAGAAGGACGGGTTCGTTGGGGAGGTGCTGTTCCCGGGGGCGGAGTGGGAGCGGAGGGACGTGCCCACTACCTTCAGCAGGGAACTCAAGTCATCCAAGACCAAGGGAGAAAAGCTCAGGAAG ATCTCCTCTTCGATTGACCTGGAAGAACTTGACGAGAAAGCCAAGTCCTGTGAGCTGTTCGTACTCCTGCAGTACCAGGCCATGTCCAACAGGATGAAGGTCCTCATCAGAAAAGCGGAGAACCTCACCAAGAAAAAGATGTCCCTCCCCGTACCAGGAACGGCAG ATCACTACATCATAGTGCGTCTGCTTCACCGTGGAAACGTCAAGGAAACGAAGGAGACCAAGTCAGCGAGCGGGGTCAGTCCGGTCTGGAACCAGCCCTTCCTGTTCGACATTCCTTCAGATCAG GTTGAGGACTACTCTCTGGAGTTCATGGTGATGCGCGGCAGGATCTACACACGAGACGGCGTTATCGGCAGCGTGCTGATCGGGCCCGCTGCCCCGCCGTCCGGCGTGTCCCACTGGAACGAGACACTCCAGCCCCGGGCCCGGGAGAGCGCCCGATGGCACACCATACAACCAGCCTCCGGAAAATTCAGCCCCAAAAGGAAACTATCGAAAGAATCCTACACAAAAGCAGAGTTTAATTTCAGCTCAAATTAG
- the LOC136428098 gene encoding synaptotagmin-4-like isoform X2 — protein sequence MPASSCCRLQTAYAQTLIAVGAAVLCFLLLLGCTICWRLRAWNRRAKARQPSERLSVSLQGTPFGPTSSSSIKYTLDPADVPASTVFSSVTASPFLPPSTPDPNEARTKRFSCPDPPSAELLGRRDNLRRSRTLESVEDGPIEESSSVETDPPRGPLPPVSGNKTTLHFSLFHSAFDHTLTVTILGVSNLPRTFSMESAAFVKVWLLPSHQEPVQTTIRRKSFNPQFNESFKFKSTEREDIGGVHIRFAVYVKQLWDKKDGFVGEVLFPGAEWERRDVPTTFSRELKSSKTKGEKLRKISSSIDLEELDEKAKSCELFVLLQYQAMSNRMKVLIRKAENLTKKKMSLPVPGTADHYIIVRLLHRGNVKETKETKSASGVSPVWNQPFLFDIPSDQVEDYSLEFMVMRGRIYTRDGVIGSVLIGPAAPPSGVSHWNETLQPRARESARWHTIQPASGKFSPKRKLSKESYTKAEFNFSSN from the exons CCTATGCCCAGACGTTGATCGCAGTGGGCGCCGCGGTACTGTGCTTCCTCCTTCTCCTGGGCTGCACCATCTGCTGGCGGCTGCGGGCGTGGAACCGGCGGGCCAAGGCGCGACAGCCCTCCGAGCGCCTGTCCGTCTCCCTCCAAGGCACTCCCTTCGGCCCGACGTCCTCATCCAGCATCAAGTACACCCTGGACCCGGCTGACGTGCCCGCTAGTACCGTCTTCTCCTCTGTGACCGCTTCTCCGTTCCTCCCGCCCTCTACACCCGACCCCAATGAAGCTCGAACCAAGCGGTTCTCCTGCCCGGACCCTCCGTCCGCTGAACTGCTCGGGAGGAGGGACAATCTACGGCGTAGTAGGACGCTCGAGTCGGTGGAAGACGGTCCGATCGAGGAGTCGTCCTCGGTAGAAACAGACCCGCCCCGAGGCCCCCTGCCCCCGGTGTCCGGCAACAAGACTACGCTACACTTCAGCCTGTTCCACTCGGCGTTTGACCACACCCTGACCGTGACCATTCTGGGCGTCAGTAACCTGCCCAGGACCTTCAGCATGGAGAGCGCCGCCTTCGTCAAGGTCTGGCTGTTGCCCTCCCACCAGGAACCCGTCCAGACAACCATCCGCAGGAAGTCCTTCAACCCACAGTTCAACGAaagtttcaagttcaagtcGACGGAGAGGGAGGACATTGGTGGCGTACATATCAG ATTTGCCGTGTACGTGAAGCAGCTGTGGGACAAGAAGGACGGGTTCGTTGGGGAGGTGCTGTTCCCGGGGGCGGAGTGGGAGCGGAGGGACGTGCCCACTACCTTCAGCAGGGAACTCAAGTCATCCAAGACCAAGGGAGAAAAGCTCAGGAAG ATCTCCTCTTCGATTGACCTGGAAGAACTTGACGAGAAAGCCAAGTCCTGTGAGCTGTTCGTACTCCTGCAGTACCAGGCCATGTCCAACAGGATGAAGGTCCTCATCAGAAAAGCGGAGAACCTCACCAAGAAAAAGATGTCCCTCCCCGTACCAGGAACGGCAG ATCACTACATCATAGTGCGTCTGCTTCACCGTGGAAACGTCAAGGAAACGAAGGAGACCAAGTCAGCGAGCGGGGTCAGTCCGGTCTGGAACCAGCCCTTCCTGTTCGACATTCCTTCAGATCAG GTTGAGGACTACTCTCTGGAGTTCATGGTGATGCGCGGCAGGATCTACACACGAGACGGCGTTATCGGCAGCGTGCTGATCGGGCCCGCTGCCCCGCCGTCCGGCGTGTCCCACTGGAACGAGACACTCCAGCCCCGGGCCCGGGAGAGCGCCCGATGGCACACCATACAACCAGCCTCCGGAAAATTCAGCCCCAAAAGGAAACTATCGAAAGAATCCTACACAAAAGCAGAGTTTAATTTCAGCTCAAATTAG